In Gossypium arboreum isolate Shixiya-1 chromosome 6, ASM2569848v2, whole genome shotgun sequence, the following are encoded in one genomic region:
- the LOC128294069 gene encoding uncharacterized protein LOC128294069: MTDLRSDLCCFTFGDVDLVPTLEEYTTLLHCSKIQGHKAYVRPASIPTFTKKLVMITGMSEQWAVARVQQKGDSKCIPWAILRDLISTHPDVKKKVDVLALSIYGMVIFPKALGYIDEAVANLFDRLGKQNTPVSAILAETIRSLNACQRTGEGRFIGCAQLLLVWFHSHFWKLDKDPCRVFFEGYSPLKEFVDMPRRDDISEESFDWVPLQGIWGVVGYTPLLVLRQYQARQFIPATQGLAQSDFSYKGDHYKKKMREISEAWKKSFCIKILTEGSTSTPEYKGWFSKRFNDNIPIPILGEALSLEENLRVIPSELEVMKQEFERKNSES; the protein is encoded by the exons ATGACGGACCTTAGGTCCGACCTTTG ttgctttacatttgggGATGTTGATCTTGTACCTACTTTGGAAGAGTATACGACTTTATTGCATTGCTCGAAGATTCAGGGTCACAAGGCTTATGTCAGGCCTGCTAGCATTCCAACTTTTACGAAGAAGTTGGTAATGATtactgggatgagtgagcagtgggctgTAGCTCGTGTGCAGCAAAAGGGTGATAGTAAATGCATTCCATGGGCCATTTTAAGGGATTTGATATCGACACATCCAGACGTGAAGAAAAAGGTCGACGTCCTAGCTTTGAGTATTTACGGCATGGTGATTTTTCCAAAGGCGTTGGGGTATATAGATGAGGCGGTTGCGAATTTATTCGATCGACTTGGTAAACAGAACACACCTGTGTCCGCGATCCTAGCTGAGACGATAAGATCCTTGAATGCATGTCAAAGAACCGGTGAAGGAAGgttcattggatgtgcacagttaCTGTTGGTCTGGTTTCATAGCCACTTCTGGAAGCTTGATAAGGATCCTTGTCGAgtattctttgagggttattctccctTAAAGGAATTTGTAGACATGCCTAGAAGAGATGACATTTCAGAGGAGAG TTTCGATTGGGTCCCTTTGCaaggaatttggggagttgttggatATACACCATTGCTTGTTCTAAGGCAGTATCAAGCAAGGCAGTTTATACCGGCTACACAGGGTTTAGCTCAGAGCGATTTCTCTTATAAAGGTgatcactataagaagaagatgcgggagatttctgaggcttggaagaagTCTTTCTGTATAAAGATCTTGACTGAAGGCTCGACGTCAACTCCTGAGTATAAAGGGTGGTTTAGTAAGAGATTCAACGATAATATCCCTATTCCGATTTTGGGAGAGGCTCTATCATTAGAGGAGAACTTGCGAGTGATCCCGTCGGAGTTGGaggttatgaagcaagagtttGAAAGGAAGAATTCAGAGAGCTAG